The Brevibacillus brevis genome contains a region encoding:
- a CDS encoding glycosyltransferase family 2 protein has protein sequence MARERIEGLVSVVITNFNRAAYIRECLDSILQQTYENWEIILIDDASTDHSVEVAREWLEESKRFFPGENQVLIHELPRNIGFAGAINVGYYLSRGEFIAIQDSDDFSHILRLSRQVEYLKNHPQIDLVGTNYYAFSSDNPEKKQLAGWIKYDDDIRKVYGNGGHCVCHGTCMFRGRLFDQIGGPTRRIEGAEDYEFIAKALNARAGVNNIAEALYYYRTHAEQRSAHYYRKKGG, from the coding sequence TTGGCAAGAGAGCGAATAGAAGGTCTGGTAAGTGTCGTCATTACCAATTTCAACAGGGCTGCTTATATACGTGAATGCTTGGACAGCATCCTCCAGCAAACCTATGAAAATTGGGAGATTATCCTGATCGATGATGCATCGACAGATCATTCCGTAGAAGTGGCCAGAGAGTGGCTTGAAGAGAGTAAAAGGTTTTTTCCAGGGGAGAATCAGGTGCTGATTCATGAGCTCCCTCGCAATATTGGCTTTGCGGGTGCCATCAACGTCGGGTATTACCTGAGCAGAGGCGAGTTCATCGCGATTCAGGACTCGGATGATTTCTCCCATATCCTGCGTCTTTCGCGGCAGGTTGAATACTTGAAAAATCATCCCCAGATCGATTTGGTCGGTACGAATTACTATGCGTTTTCATCCGATAATCCGGAAAAAAAGCAGCTCGCTGGATGGATCAAGTACGACGATGACATTCGCAAAGTATACGGAAACGGGGGACACTGCGTCTGTCATGGAACCTGCATGTTTCGAGGACGATTGTTTGACCAGATTGGTGGCCCGACACGCCGGATTGAGGGTGCGGAAGACTACGAATTTATCGCCAAAGCTTTGAATGCGAGAGCAGGCGTGAACAATATAGCAGAAGCATTGTATTATTACCGTACCCACGCTGAGCAGCGTTCGGCCCACTATTATCGGAAGAAGGGAGGGTAA
- a CDS encoding aromatic acid exporter family protein, with the protein MGYRTLKTAIGTAISILIAQQLGLMYASSAGIITILCIQVTVKQSFRTAWNRILASLLGLGIGVCLFSLMGYTPIAILLFILLFLPLAVRFGIQEGFVNSMVVLMHLYSSKRIDGMLLLNEVALLVIGVGVALLVNLYMPSLDKELKGMQVKVEKLFSKILREFCYYLRHGESDWDGKELIETTGVLETAIRLASRDVDNRLGRRNDSYYEYFVMRQKQFELLERMMPIVSSLDHQVTESHRIADFLARISDSVHPGNTAYRFIDQLRVMQEEIKAAELPRTREEFETRASLFYLLREIESYLFIKHELGKNRDEKAQVAKS; encoded by the coding sequence ATTGGTTATCGCACATTAAAAACAGCCATCGGAACGGCTATCTCGATTCTGATCGCCCAGCAACTGGGCTTGATGTATGCTTCTTCGGCTGGGATCATTACGATCTTGTGTATTCAGGTGACGGTCAAGCAATCGTTTCGAACAGCGTGGAATCGGATTCTGGCCAGCTTGTTGGGGCTGGGAATCGGTGTCTGCCTGTTTTCCCTCATGGGCTATACGCCGATTGCCATTCTCCTTTTCATTTTGCTTTTCTTGCCGCTGGCGGTGCGTTTTGGCATTCAGGAAGGCTTCGTCAACAGCATGGTTGTGCTCATGCACCTGTATTCTTCAAAGAGAATCGACGGAATGCTATTGCTGAATGAGGTCGCTTTGCTCGTTATCGGTGTGGGCGTAGCCCTACTGGTCAATCTGTACATGCCGAGTCTCGATAAAGAGCTAAAAGGGATGCAAGTAAAGGTGGAGAAGCTGTTCAGCAAAATCTTGCGGGAGTTCTGCTATTACTTGCGTCACGGAGAAAGTGATTGGGACGGGAAAGAATTAATTGAAACAACAGGTGTCTTGGAAACGGCGATTCGTTTAGCTTCGCGAGATGTTGACAATCGATTGGGCCGCCGAAACGATTCGTACTATGAGTATTTTGTCATGCGGCAAAAGCAGTTCGAGCTATTGGAACGCATGATGCCGATTGTCTCTTCCTTGGATCATCAGGTGACAGAGAGCCATCGGATCGCAGATTTTCTTGCGCGAATCAGCGACTCGGTACATCCGGGCAATACTGCCTACCGCTTTATCGACCAACTGCGTGTGATGCAAGAGGAGATCAAGGCAGCAGAGTTGCCGCGAACGCGAGAGGAATTTGAGACGCGTGCCTCGCTGTTTTATCTCCTTCGAGAAATTGAGAGTTATTTGTTCATCAAGCATGAGCTAGGCAAGAACAGGGACGAAAAGGCACAGGTGGCAAAGAGTTAG
- a CDS encoding YwqG family protein, whose amino-acid sequence MPPEMPYPQDEEGNDYLFLAQINWAQMPQLDGYPASGLTSFFVKEDDTFGLMDQSFRVLHFEEVMDIQEIDPFQPEDPDVYSPVLGGPYKLTGKRESQYVPHRDPQAVNFQLPTDEDQVAYSKYWDLADASGSRIGGYPYFTQAYVNQDGWELLLQLDMEGDNYDYYVSWGDSGVGNFFIRREDLLRLDFSKVFYTWDCL is encoded by the coding sequence CTGCCGCCAGAAATGCCATACCCACAGGATGAAGAAGGGAACGACTACTTGTTTCTCGCACAAATCAACTGGGCGCAAATGCCGCAGCTCGATGGCTACCCCGCTAGTGGATTGACCAGTTTTTTTGTCAAGGAGGATGATACATTCGGATTGATGGACCAATCCTTTCGAGTGCTTCATTTTGAAGAGGTCATGGACATACAGGAAATAGACCCCTTTCAACCAGAGGACCCTGACGTGTACAGTCCGGTTTTAGGCGGACCATACAAGCTGACAGGAAAACGAGAGTCACAGTACGTCCCTCATCGAGATCCACAGGCGGTGAATTTTCAGCTTCCTACGGATGAGGATCAAGTGGCCTATTCGAAATATTGGGACCTCGCCGATGCAAGCGGATCACGGATCGGTGGATATCCTTACTTTACCCAAGCGTATGTGAATCAGGATGGGTGGGAGCTGCTCCTTCAACTAGATATGGAGGGCGACAACTACGATTACTATGTGTCGTGGGGAGATAGCGGAGTGGGCAACTTCTTCATTCGCAGGGAGGATCTGCTTCGTCTGGATTTTTCAAAGGTTTTTTATACTTGGGATTGTTTATAA
- a CDS encoding metallophosphoesterase family protein: protein MIRIAKIGEEPVEQVPYLAAGTNGKGVVLNRLPIFFGEMENIPDAYDAMIITSDLQGVIESVNGQQVLLGEALPEMVSLLLQIEKPSIRRERVLVLLCGDLYADPWKRGSSGDPSPVWQAFRREFGIVVGVVGNHDLFDSGSIVQLQGMTGITIINDPEMVQVCQLRIAGLGGIVGRADKPNRRERKEFLKGLRELLQKQPDILLLHQGPDEPSLDLQGLSEIRECLQQHPPVLVCCGHVHWERSWIELAQGTQVLNADGKLFVFTRKSG from the coding sequence GTGATCCGGATTGCCAAAATCGGAGAAGAACCCGTCGAGCAGGTTCCCTATCTAGCAGCGGGTACTAATGGCAAAGGTGTTGTTCTGAACAGGCTGCCCATCTTTTTTGGGGAAATGGAGAATATTCCTGATGCTTATGATGCGATGATCATTACTTCCGATCTGCAAGGGGTGATAGAGTCTGTGAACGGGCAGCAGGTACTGCTTGGCGAAGCGTTGCCAGAGATGGTTTCACTGTTACTCCAAATCGAAAAGCCATCTATTCGACGGGAACGCGTTCTGGTCTTGCTATGCGGAGACTTGTATGCCGACCCATGGAAACGAGGAAGCAGCGGTGATCCCTCACCCGTATGGCAGGCTTTTCGACGCGAGTTTGGAATTGTGGTCGGGGTTGTTGGCAATCACGATTTGTTTGACTCGGGTTCAATCGTACAGCTTCAAGGAATGACAGGTATCACCATCATCAATGATCCTGAAATGGTGCAAGTCTGTCAGCTCCGTATTGCGGGCTTGGGCGGAATCGTCGGACGTGCGGATAAACCGAATCGCAGGGAAAGGAAGGAGTTCCTGAAAGGATTGCGGGAGCTGCTTCAGAAGCAGCCTGACATTTTGTTGCTCCATCAAGGACCGGATGAGCCTTCATTGGACCTGCAAGGCTTGTCTGAAATTCGTGAATGCTTGCAGCAGCATCCTCCCGTACTCGTCTGCTGTGGGCATGTACACTGGGAGCGGTCTTGGATTGAGCTTGCCCAAGGAACACAAGTGTTGAACGCGGATGGGAAGCTATTTGTCTTTACACGAAAAAGTGGTTGA
- a CDS encoding DUF2642 domain-containing protein, with amino-acid sequence MKLIVNEQELKEYFRGLRSLVWGKEQTDEGLGNDKEEAIRSSLRKELYAEEFAAFLQESHSDLHSDSFRKVLLRYLHETVELGTDAGSVTGVLNEVGRDYAEIIEPSGTRVLIRFAQINYVHEV; translated from the coding sequence ATGAAATTAATTGTGAATGAACAAGAGTTGAAAGAGTATTTTCGAGGGCTGCGGAGTCTCGTCTGGGGTAAGGAGCAAACAGACGAAGGACTCGGAAATGACAAGGAAGAAGCGATTCGTAGTTCGCTACGCAAAGAACTGTACGCAGAAGAATTCGCCGCATTTCTGCAAGAAAGCCACAGTGATTTGCATAGTGATTCTTTTCGCAAAGTACTGCTGCGCTATTTGCATGAAACCGTTGAGCTGGGAACAGATGCTGGGAGTGTCACAGGGGTCCTGAATGAGGTTGGCCGGGACTATGCTGAAATCATAGAGCCAAGCGGTACACGTGTGCTGATTCGTTTTGCGCAAATTAATTATGTTCATGAGGTGTAA
- a CDS encoding NADAR family protein, translating to MERIHDVQTLIKESQKSRVKYLFFWGHTQKEPGTIDKSCFSQWYPAAFVEDGITYLTAEHYMMAKKAELFDDLAIRDEILRKSHPKQAKELGRKVHAFDEAVWNANKTAIVHQANLLKFSQHADLKAYLLDTGDRIIVEASPYDRIWGIGMAQDHPHAEQPEKWRGENLLGFALMAVREQLRS from the coding sequence ATGGAGCGTATACATGACGTCCAAACCTTAATTAAAGAATCGCAAAAGAGCAGAGTGAAATACTTGTTCTTTTGGGGACATACACAGAAGGAGCCAGGCACTATCGATAAATCCTGCTTCAGCCAATGGTATCCGGCCGCTTTTGTAGAGGATGGCATCACGTACCTGACCGCAGAGCATTACATGATGGCGAAAAAGGCAGAACTGTTCGACGATCTTGCCATCCGTGATGAAATACTCAGGAAAAGCCATCCAAAACAAGCGAAGGAATTGGGACGAAAGGTTCATGCCTTTGACGAGGCGGTGTGGAATGCGAACAAGACGGCGATCGTTCACCAGGCAAACCTATTAAAATTCAGCCAGCATGCCGATTTGAAAGCATACCTCTTGGACACAGGTGACCGCATTATTGTCGAAGCGAGTCCGTATGATCGGATTTGGGGAATCGGAATGGCCCAAGATCATCCACATGCGGAACAGCCCGAAAAGTGGCGGGGAGAAAATTTGCTCGGTTTTGCATTGATGGCAGTCAGGGAGCAACTTCGTTCGTGA
- a CDS encoding small acid-soluble spore protein H has product MNKQRAKEIAASPVMANVTCDGIPVYIQHIDDNNDMARIYPLDQPDQEMSVPVASLREHGEY; this is encoded by the coding sequence GTGAATAAACAGCGCGCGAAAGAAATCGCAGCTTCGCCCGTGATGGCGAACGTCACCTGCGACGGAATACCCGTATACATCCAGCACATCGATGATAACAACGACATGGCAAGGATTTACCCGCTCGACCAGCCTGATCAGGAGATGAGCGTTCCCGTAGCCAGCTTGCGGGAGCACGGTGAGTACTGA
- a CDS encoding glycosyltransferase, translating into MTSSNDRILMVLDSLRTGGTETHVLSMGKALRKKGVQLFYAGGNGPLYQEFVDAGFLVEPIESAREPLSARRQHLIECYRACMKKHRITIVHVHQTPSGFLAATAANELGIPVVFTLHGTYYPKDEAIKVAQLCSAVISVSKPVQLFWQKRGVKSTLISNGVDVEEFQSGFASRADVPSLPPDAMVVTYVSRLAWQKASVCNMVLRATKTLRSDIPNLHIVVVGSGAQAIHVHELAKALNKAAGKPYIHIVGEQTDVRPYYEISDLVIGTGRVALEAMACGKPVLAIGNHGYVGLVEPSSYDLAWDCYFGDHSSVQKPSPPLIDSALRQACRDRSQLKEIGGQGRTWVQNHFHITQKCASLLTIYAQIKSGGGTTSMKKILYVGWLGFNNLGDELMWHAFYNLSCKYLDPTQYKVIPSLPGVDLKDLSAYDTVVLGGGSLLIPGYVDVAYRAVEQKKNLWVWGSGFDSQDQVNLDSSGRLTNKLITGQDKMSHMLQKIAEHATFFGVRGPITLQYLQQAGVGERAAISGDPGMLLLPASLPTVVDKSKRFTIGINWGTSYNRIYGKNELAVEDALAHAAKRLIEAGYDIHLLTMWGPDREAIKRLYKKIDDPAHTILDLELHDHTRMLQLMKGFQATINFKLHANVLSAAAGVPFVCLAYRIKGIDFAYSLDLPELLVPTDEPQLGERIVSCTWEAIARREQIAAKLAASQKKMIENLELPFIQGLL; encoded by the coding sequence TTGACTAGCAGTAATGATCGGATATTGATGGTGCTGGACAGTTTGAGGACAGGCGGAACGGAGACGCATGTTCTTAGCATGGGTAAAGCATTGAGGAAAAAAGGCGTCCAACTGTTTTATGCAGGTGGGAATGGCCCCCTCTATCAAGAATTTGTTGATGCAGGCTTTTTGGTTGAACCGATAGAATCCGCACGTGAACCGCTCTCGGCACGCAGACAGCATCTGATCGAGTGTTACCGTGCATGTATGAAGAAGCATCGTATTACCATCGTCCATGTGCATCAGACTCCTTCAGGCTTTCTTGCCGCTACGGCAGCCAATGAGCTCGGCATTCCTGTCGTGTTCACCTTGCATGGAACGTACTACCCAAAGGATGAGGCGATAAAAGTAGCCCAGCTCTGCTCCGCAGTGATCAGTGTGAGCAAACCTGTCCAACTATTCTGGCAAAAACGAGGGGTAAAAAGCACACTCATTTCCAATGGGGTTGATGTGGAAGAGTTCCAGTCTGGCTTTGCAAGTAGGGCTGATGTACCGTCATTGCCGCCTGACGCTATGGTGGTTACGTACGTGAGCCGGCTGGCTTGGCAAAAAGCATCGGTGTGCAACATGGTATTGCGAGCAACCAAAACGCTGCGGAGTGACATCCCCAACCTGCATATCGTGGTGGTGGGGTCGGGTGCCCAGGCCATTCATGTTCATGAGCTGGCAAAAGCGCTGAATAAAGCCGCAGGGAAGCCCTATATTCACATTGTGGGGGAGCAAACCGATGTCCGGCCGTATTACGAAATCAGTGATTTGGTGATCGGAACAGGCAGGGTCGCACTCGAAGCGATGGCGTGCGGAAAGCCTGTGCTTGCAATCGGGAATCATGGCTACGTCGGTTTGGTCGAACCTTCCTCTTACGATTTGGCTTGGGACTGTTACTTCGGTGACCACTCCTCTGTGCAGAAGCCGTCTCCTCCGTTGATCGACAGTGCTTTGCGTCAAGCATGCCGCGACCGGAGTCAATTGAAGGAAATAGGAGGTCAAGGAAGAACGTGGGTCCAAAATCATTTTCATATCACGCAAAAATGTGCCTCCTTGCTCACTATTTATGCACAAATAAAGAGTGGAGGGGGGACGACAAGTATGAAAAAAATATTGTACGTTGGCTGGCTAGGCTTCAACAATTTGGGTGACGAGCTGATGTGGCATGCCTTTTACAATTTGTCATGCAAATACCTCGACCCTACACAATACAAGGTAATACCTTCTCTGCCCGGGGTTGATCTGAAGGATTTAAGTGCGTACGATACCGTCGTTTTGGGGGGAGGATCGCTTCTCATTCCGGGGTATGTGGATGTAGCTTATCGTGCTGTTGAACAGAAAAAAAATCTATGGGTCTGGGGAAGCGGATTTGACTCGCAAGATCAAGTCAATCTAGATTCTTCCGGCAGATTGACGAACAAGCTGATAACTGGCCAAGATAAAATGAGCCACATGCTGCAAAAAATCGCCGAGCACGCCACGTTTTTTGGTGTACGCGGACCAATTACACTTCAATACCTTCAGCAAGCGGGAGTGGGAGAAAGGGCAGCGATTAGCGGAGACCCGGGGATGCTGCTTCTCCCAGCATCATTGCCAACAGTGGTAGACAAAAGCAAGCGATTCACGATTGGCATCAACTGGGGTACGTCCTATAACCGGATTTATGGGAAAAACGAGCTCGCAGTAGAGGATGCGCTGGCGCATGCAGCCAAGAGGCTGATCGAGGCAGGCTACGATATCCACTTGCTTACCATGTGGGGACCGGATCGGGAAGCCATTAAAAGACTGTACAAAAAAATCGACGATCCAGCGCATACGATCCTGGATCTGGAGCTGCACGATCATACACGAATGCTGCAGCTGATGAAAGGCTTTCAGGCGACGATCAATTTTAAGCTGCATGCCAATGTGCTGAGTGCCGCTGCCGGTGTTCCCTTCGTTTGTTTGGCGTATCGCATCAAGGGCATCGACTTTGCTTATTCACTGGATTTGCCGGAGCTCCTCGTCCCAACAGATGAGCCACAATTAGGCGAACGAATTGTTTCTTGCACGTGGGAGGCAATCGCGCGCAGGGAGCAGATCGCAGCAAAATTAGCGGCGAGTCAGAAAAAAATGATCGAGAATTTGGAGCTGCCATTCATCCAAGGCTTGCTGTAA
- a CDS encoding ArsA family ATPase: MRIIIYTGKGGVGKTSVAAATAVKLAKQGKRTLVLSTDAAHSLADSLGTVIGPDPVPISENLWGQEVNSLRETERNWGAVQGWLTTLLDKAQLTDITTEEMLVFPGMEELFSLLQIKEHAVSGQFDVLVVDCAPTGETLRLLSYPNVLNWWLEKIFPTERKLIKLVRPVAKIVNKVELPSDDVLDSVEHLARGLEEMQRIVLDPEITSVRIVVNPEKMVLAEAKRSFTYLNLFGFNTDAIVVNRVLPDEAGEGFFAHWRELQRKYENEIVENFQPLPILKAPMMPKEVIGLPVLEELADIVFGTEDPFAKLYQGRTELIREVDGELHLELMIPFVDKAALDLTQTGDELTVNAGDYKRKVILPRVLMGRQVTGAKYAEDRLIIRFSAREGAAQH, translated from the coding sequence ATGAGAATCATCATTTACACCGGCAAAGGTGGAGTTGGGAAGACGAGTGTTGCAGCAGCAACGGCTGTTAAGCTGGCAAAGCAGGGAAAAAGGACGCTCGTACTCAGCACGGATGCCGCACACAGTTTGGCAGATTCATTGGGGACCGTGATCGGACCAGACCCCGTACCAATCAGTGAAAATTTATGGGGCCAGGAAGTAAACAGCTTGCGGGAAACCGAGCGCAACTGGGGGGCAGTTCAGGGATGGCTGACCACATTGCTCGACAAAGCACAGCTGACTGATATTACAACAGAGGAAATGCTCGTTTTTCCTGGCATGGAGGAATTATTCAGTTTGCTGCAGATCAAGGAACACGCCGTGAGCGGGCAATTCGACGTCCTGGTAGTCGATTGTGCCCCAACAGGAGAAACACTCCGTCTGCTCAGTTATCCAAACGTATTGAATTGGTGGCTGGAGAAAATTTTTCCGACCGAGCGCAAGCTGATCAAACTCGTTCGCCCAGTAGCCAAGATCGTCAACAAAGTGGAGCTTCCATCCGATGATGTGCTAGACAGCGTAGAGCACCTCGCTCGAGGGCTGGAGGAAATGCAACGAATTGTTCTGGACCCGGAGATCACATCAGTGAGGATCGTAGTAAACCCGGAAAAAATGGTGCTTGCGGAAGCAAAGCGCTCGTTCACTTACTTGAATCTGTTCGGGTTCAATACGGACGCCATCGTCGTGAATCGGGTGCTTCCGGATGAAGCGGGAGAGGGATTTTTTGCCCACTGGCGAGAGCTGCAACGGAAGTATGAGAACGAAATCGTGGAAAACTTTCAGCCGCTCCCGATTTTGAAAGCACCGATGATGCCAAAAGAAGTGATTGGGCTTCCCGTTCTAGAAGAATTGGCTGATATCGTTTTTGGAACAGAAGACCCATTCGCCAAGTTGTATCAGGGCAGAACGGAACTGATTCGAGAAGTGGACGGAGAGCTGCATTTGGAGCTGATGATTCCTTTTGTGGATAAAGCAGCGCTGGATTTAACGCAAACAGGAGATGAATTGACCGTAAATGCAGGTGACTACAAGCGAAAAGTCATCTTGCCACGCGTATTAATGGGACGACAGGTAACGGGAGCGAAATATGCGGAGGATCGGCTGATCATTCGTTTTAGCGCAAGGGAAGGGGCTGCCCAGCATTGA
- a CDS encoding DUF6463 family protein, which produces MVSGIKRQMGFTLIITGLLHTVVGLFLYAEPLQQIVANGFWNAVGREEVAAFWFMMFGFLLMLLGYMADWLMKKKGMETPAAFGWTILGICVVGAIAMPASGFWLGIPQAGILLRK; this is translated from the coding sequence ATGGTAAGTGGGATCAAGCGCCAAATGGGTTTCACTCTCATCATTACAGGACTGCTGCATACGGTTGTCGGTCTGTTTTTATACGCGGAGCCTCTTCAGCAGATCGTCGCAAACGGTTTTTGGAATGCGGTAGGGAGAGAGGAAGTTGCTGCTTTCTGGTTTATGATGTTTGGCTTTTTGTTGATGTTGCTCGGATATATGGCGGATTGGCTAATGAAAAAGAAGGGAATGGAGACGCCAGCTGCCTTTGGGTGGACGATACTCGGGATATGCGTGGTCGGGGCGATTGCCATGCCTGCATCGGGCTTCTGGCTCGGCATACCACAGGCTGGCATCCTGCTTCGCAAGTGA
- a CDS encoding glycosyltransferase family 2 protein yields the protein MPLSILIPAMFGTAHLPKLIAACKQLAPLEIIVISKGALELGSGIRVVLAEGVESLFSWRTEAAKHARGNVLLFLGEEQIDSLSGLQRFLFPILYGNAQVVLPQQDMRHRRMTKPSPIHSFSLLVNNLFGRSDLREASLLDTPHAMTREALSKIGVEQLAQPAQAHKRAVESGLSITTQAIGTGTEERMFLPQLHGSLLKELSLYEKLVIAEQLDLVSRLPFRGGLSDGGRRRDIAENVSGKNSGIPVTQVGKWPLRQTTLYSGKTVSVIIPALNEAATIQQVIREVLRLEPVEIIVVVNGSSDQTAQLARECGATTVEFPYALGVDTGRAIGASLSKGDILLFVDADVVMTAHDLYPFVLACECGVDVALNDVAVFLNQPFADNVFVACRQALNLALNRKDLGIGSMVTVPFALRKEAVAPFGWPILLCPPKAQAAYAQAGVRMELVHQVNSFTSNRFRPDKHFASSGMPPAVEQIAGDHVEALQFLAKGR from the coding sequence GTGCCCCTATCCATTCTAATTCCTGCCATGTTTGGGACAGCTCATCTGCCAAAGCTGATCGCCGCATGCAAACAGCTTGCACCTCTGGAAATCATCGTGATTTCGAAAGGGGCCTTGGAACTTGGCTCCGGTATTCGCGTCGTTCTTGCAGAGGGTGTTGAGAGTCTGTTCTCATGGCGGACAGAGGCTGCCAAGCATGCAAGAGGGAATGTCCTGCTTTTTCTCGGCGAAGAGCAAATCGATTCGTTGTCTGGATTGCAGCGCTTCTTGTTCCCGATTTTATATGGAAATGCGCAGGTCGTTTTGCCTCAGCAGGATATGCGACACAGGAGGATGACAAAACCAAGTCCTATCCACAGTTTTTCCCTGCTGGTAAATAACCTCTTCGGTCGCTCTGACCTGCGTGAAGCTTCCTTGCTGGACACACCTCACGCGATGACCAGAGAAGCACTTTCCAAAATCGGAGTGGAACAGTTGGCACAGCCTGCTCAAGCGCACAAGCGGGCGGTCGAAAGCGGTCTGTCCATTACCACGCAAGCTATTGGAACGGGAACGGAAGAACGGATGTTTTTGCCACAGCTTCATGGTTCGTTGCTCAAAGAGCTCTCTTTGTATGAAAAGCTGGTGATTGCCGAACAGCTTGATCTCGTCTCGCGTCTTCCCTTTCGCGGCGGACTGTCCGATGGAGGTAGGCGAAGAGATATAGCAGAGAATGTGAGCGGTAAAAACAGTGGTATCCCTGTTACGCAGGTAGGGAAATGGCCTTTGAGACAAACAACTCTTTACAGCGGCAAAACGGTATCCGTTATCATTCCAGCCCTCAACGAGGCAGCGACGATCCAGCAAGTGATCCGTGAAGTTCTTCGGCTGGAGCCAGTTGAAATTATCGTGGTCGTCAATGGCTCGAGTGATCAAACAGCGCAGCTTGCCCGTGAATGCGGCGCGACGACCGTAGAGTTCCCATATGCATTAGGCGTAGACACAGGACGGGCAATTGGGGCAAGCCTGTCGAAAGGCGACATCCTGCTGTTTGTCGATGCGGATGTTGTCATGACCGCGCATGATCTGTACCCATTTGTTCTCGCGTGCGAGTGCGGCGTGGATGTTGCCCTGAATGATGTTGCTGTATTTTTGAATCAGCCTTTCGCAGACAACGTTTTTGTAGCTTGTCGCCAAGCTCTCAACTTGGCGTTGAATCGTAAGGATTTGGGGATCGGGTCTATGGTGACCGTCCCCTTTGCCTTACGCAAGGAAGCGGTTGCTCCGTTCGGGTGGCCCATATTGCTCTGCCCGCCAAAAGCGCAAGCAGCATACGCACAGGCAGGTGTAAGGATGGAATTGGTTCATCAAGTGAACAGCTTCACCTCCAACCGATTCCGGCCAGACAAACACTTCGCCAGCTCCGGAATGCCCCCTGCCGTCGAGCAGATTGCGGGTGACCATGTGGAAGCCTTGCAGTTTCTGGCGAAAGGAAGGTAG
- a CDS encoding MarR family winged helix-turn-helix transcriptional regulator: protein MQQLYDLFLKTGLRPFAFMSDTMQLEEKLTRSDLSTLLILLFRGDLTMSELAQEMGAPLSSMTSIAKRLERKGYIARATSVEDQRVKLVTLTQPGKQLAKESEQMMLTMLGRLQEAFTPEEMEQFTTLLLKAAKVFQEGGPVKPRESKVRSIKINIEE, encoded by the coding sequence ATGCAGCAACTATACGACCTATTTCTGAAAACCGGTTTGCGTCCGTTCGCCTTTATGTCCGATACGATGCAGCTTGAAGAAAAACTGACTCGCTCTGATTTGTCGACACTCCTCATATTGCTGTTCCGCGGAGATTTGACCATGTCAGAGCTGGCGCAAGAGATGGGGGCGCCGCTTAGTTCAATGACCAGCATCGCAAAACGGCTTGAACGCAAAGGATACATCGCGAGGGCGACCTCTGTAGAGGATCAACGGGTGAAGCTCGTCACTCTGACACAACCAGGCAAACAGCTCGCAAAAGAATCCGAGCAAATGATGCTAACGATGCTGGGCAGGCTTCAGGAGGCGTTTACTCCGGAAGAAATGGAGCAATTCACCACCCTTTTACTCAAAGCCGCCAAGGTATTTCAGGAAGGAGGACCTGTCAAGCCTCGTGAATCAAAGGTTCGTTCCATCAAGATCAACATTGAGGAATAG